From Penaeus chinensis breed Huanghai No. 1 chromosome 18, ASM1920278v2, whole genome shotgun sequence, one genomic window encodes:
- the LOC125034615 gene encoding uncharacterized protein LOC125034615 yields the protein MLQPSPSQTVNVPPSPIIINHTEIKTVEKFCYLGSTVTNSGSLDTGDAKASADFGRLSELLWQDHGRRLSTKIAVYRVVVLSALLYRSETWTMYLWHIQQLEQFHQRCLRKICNINLQVL from the coding sequence ATGCTCCAGCCCTCACCATCACAGACTGTGAATGTACCACCATCTCCTATCATCATCAACCACACAGAGATCAAGACTGTGGAAAAGTTTTGCTACCTGGGTAGTACCGTTACAAACAGCGGATCTCTGGACACAGGTGATGCAAAGGCAAGTGCGGACTTCGGCCGACTGTCAGAGTTACTGTGGCAAGACCACGGCAGACGTCTTTCCACCAAGATTGCGGTATACAGAGTTGTGGTCCTGAGTGCACTTCTCTACCGTAGCGAGACATGGACCATGTACCTCTGGCATATCCAGCAGCTGGAGCAGTTTCATCAACGATGTCTGCGGAAGATCTGCAACATCAACCTCCAGGTCCTGTAG